Proteins encoded together in one Neisseria lactamica window:
- a CDS encoding nuclear transport factor 2 family protein, with product MSNAKIVSDYLDVVFNQKDVAKAETYWAGDMIQHNPSMPNGLDVLRGFIQSPDAQAMSYEQGIIMEDGDYVMVHGRYNNWGGKTMLAVDIFRLENGKVVEHWDVMQEEVPADKAVNGNAMFPVK from the coding sequence ATGTCTAATGCAAAAATCGTGAGCGATTATTTAGATGTTGTTTTCAACCAAAAAGACGTGGCAAAAGCCGAAACCTACTGGGCGGGCGATATGATCCAACATAACCCAAGTATGCCCAACGGTTTGGACGTATTGCGCGGTTTTATCCAATCGCCGGATGCACAAGCGATGAGCTATGAACAAGGCATCATTATGGAAGACGGCGATTATGTGATGGTTCATGGCCGCTACAACAACTGGGGCGGCAAAACCATGCTTGCCGTTGATATTTTCCGCTTGGAAAACGGCAAAGTGGTGGAACATTGGGACGTGATGCAGGAAGAAGTGCCTGCGGATAAAGCCGTAAACGGCAACGCAATGTTCCCTGTGAAATAA
- a CDS encoding MoaF-related domain-containing protein, whose amino-acid sequence MYQAKFGELAYHLNFDADGKTMTFTSIGTAKPVAEPEVKVNYTATEVADMVFMVTWAEPDGSTVTHVEDFNNAVVYTNITLPDHTFLNYKGTFTEVK is encoded by the coding sequence ATCTACCAAGCAAAATTCGGCGAACTGGCTTACCACCTGAATTTTGACGCAGACGGCAAAACCATGACCTTTACCAGCATCGGCACGGCAAAACCCGTTGCCGAACCCGAGGTCAAAGTAAACTACACCGCAACCGAAGTCGCCGACATGGTGTTTATGGTTACCTGGGCAGAGCCTGATGGCTCGACCGTAACCCACGTCGAAGATTTCAACAACGCCGTCGTTTACACCAACATCACTTTGCCCGACCATACGTTCCTGAATTACAAAGGCACGTTTACCGAAGTGAAATAA
- a CDS encoding IS1595 family transposase → MKITHCKLKKKVQKELLRFFVLEVTARSAADILGIHPNSAALFYRKIRTVINYHLALAADEVFEGPVELDESYFGGRRKGRRGRGAAGKVVVFGILKRNGRVYTVIVDNAKSETLLPVIKKKIMPDSIVYTDSLSSYDKLDVSGFIHYRINHSKEFADRQNHINGIENFWNQSKRVLRKYNGIDRKSFPLFLKECEFRFNFGTPSRQLKILRDWCGI, encoded by the coding sequence ATGAAGATAACACACTGCAAATTAAAGAAAAAAGTACAGAAAGAACTGCTCCGTTTTTTTGTGCTGGAAGTTACCGCCCGTTCTGCCGCCGATATTTTGGGTATCCATCCCAATTCGGCAGCACTGTTCTACCGTAAAATCCGCACGGTTATCAATTATCATTTGGCCTTGGCTGCCGATGAGGTTTTTGAGGGCCCTGTCGAGCTGGACGAAAGCTATTTCGGCGGACGGCGTAAAGGCAGACGTGGTCGCGGTGCGGCAGGAAAAGTGGTTGTCTTCGGCATTCTGAAACGCAACGGACGGGTCTATACCGTTATCGTAGATAATGCCAAGTCTGAAACGTTACTCCCTGTCATCAAAAAGAAAATCATGCCGGACAGTATTGTTTATACCGATAGTCTGAGCAGCTACGACAAGTTGGACGTGAGCGGTTTTATCCATTACCGTATCAACCATTCCAAGGAATTTGCAGACCGTCAAAACCACATTAACGGCATTGAGAACTTTTGGAATCAGTCAAAACGCGTCTTGCGAAAATACAACGGAATCGATCGTAAATCTTTCCCGCTGTTCTTGAAAGAATGCGAATTTCGATTTAACTTCGGCACACCGTCCCGGCAGCTAAAAATTCTACGGGATTGGTGTGGAATTTAG